In Nonomuraea sp. NBC_00507, the following are encoded in one genomic region:
- a CDS encoding SDR family NAD(P)-dependent oxidoreductase, with amino-acid sequence MIMTTLTGKTALVTGASRGIGRAIATRLAREGARVAVHYGGNYAAAKDTVATIEASGGQAFAVQAELGAPGDAEALWTAFDAHADGLDVLVNNAGILGGQTEIDGVTREGLERLFAVNTTAPFFITQQALPRLPDGGRIITVGTMLTRGAAMPRAIDYAMSKAALDVMTVALAKQLGPRGITVNLVPPASSTPTCTKDAWSARPWPGCRHRRPSAGWARRRTWPTPSPSWPATTAATSPDTGSTSQAGRPCNPRYRAAQRSPARSDSASRRAPVVLSLNNRHLNVGVLSSPSAPNPDRSDLSGGPQRC; translated from the coding sequence ATGATCATGACGACATTGACCGGCAAGACGGCGCTGGTGACCGGCGCCAGCCGGGGCATCGGCCGCGCGATCGCCACCCGGCTGGCCCGCGAAGGCGCCCGCGTCGCCGTCCACTACGGCGGCAACTACGCCGCCGCCAAGGACACCGTCGCCACCATCGAAGCGTCCGGCGGGCAGGCCTTCGCCGTCCAGGCCGAGCTGGGCGCGCCCGGCGACGCCGAAGCCCTGTGGACCGCCTTCGACGCGCACGCCGACGGGCTGGACGTCCTGGTCAACAACGCGGGCATCCTCGGCGGTCAGACCGAGATCGACGGCGTCACCCGGGAGGGCCTTGAGCGCCTGTTCGCGGTCAACACCACCGCCCCGTTCTTCATCACCCAGCAAGCCCTGCCACGGCTGCCCGACGGCGGGCGGATCATCACTGTGGGCACCATGCTGACCCGCGGGGCGGCCATGCCCAGGGCGATCGACTACGCCATGTCCAAGGCCGCACTCGACGTCATGACCGTCGCGCTGGCCAAGCAGCTCGGACCGCGCGGCATCACCGTCAACCTCGTGCCCCCGGCGTCATCGACACCGACATGCACCAAGGACGCCTGGTCGGCGAGGCCCTGGCCTGGCTGTCGTCACAGACGCCCCTCGGCCGGCTGGGCACGCCGCAGGACGTGGCCGACACCGTCGCCTTCCTGGCCTGCGACGACAGCCGCTACGTCACCGGACACCGGCTCGACGTCTCAGGCGGGACGACCATGTAACCCACGCTACCGGGCGGCCCAACGCTCGCCTGCTCGCTCCGACTCGGCGAGCAGACGAGCGCCTGTCGTGCTGAGCTTGAATAACCGGCACCTGAACGTCGGAGTCCTCTCATCGCCATCGGCACCCAACCCTGATCGCTCCGACCTGAGTGGTGGGCCTCAGAGGTGCTAG
- a CDS encoding group II truncated hemoglobin, with protein sequence MQSVYEAAGGSTGLLRLAEAWHSRVMADDVVSHPFSHGFHPQHSERLAAYWAEALGGPATYSETHGDETSVVRIHSGNGPHEEMDRRAIACFDQALEDVGLTAAEPLRQVLHDYFVWATTTTMARYPTSADDVPEGLTIPRWSWDGLQR encoded by the coding sequence ATGCAGAGCGTGTACGAGGCCGCAGGTGGCAGCACAGGCCTGCTCCGCCTGGCCGAAGCGTGGCATTCCAGGGTGATGGCCGACGACGTGGTCAGCCACCCGTTCAGCCATGGATTCCATCCTCAGCACAGCGAGCGACTGGCGGCGTACTGGGCCGAGGCCCTCGGTGGACCCGCCACCTACTCCGAAACCCATGGAGACGAGACATCGGTCGTGCGGATCCACAGCGGCAACGGCCCGCACGAGGAAATGGACCGCCGGGCGATCGCCTGTTTCGACCAGGCCCTGGAGGATGTGGGGCTGACCGCGGCCGAGCCGCTTCGGCAGGTGCTGCACGACTACTTCGTCTGGGCCACCACGACGACGATGGCGCGTTACCCGACGTCTGCCGACGACGTCCCGGAGGGCCTGACGATTCCGCGATGGTCATGGGACGGACTGCAGCGCTGA
- a CDS encoding NmrA family NAD(P)-binding protein: MIVVTTPTGQIGAQVLDKVLTSDEHIRVIVRDPSRVAAKARERVEVVHGSHDDPDVVTKAFAGADTVFWAVPPNMRVQNVVDYYEDFSRPASEAIKAQGVKRVVAVSSLGRESGEVAKRAGHLTAAFAMDDLLEATGVSYRALRMPFFKENLLGQVRVIKSQGTFFLANTADRPLATCATSDVAAAATALLLDDSWSGQGSVPVAGPDDLSPNQMAQVMSEALQRTVRFQEISTDAYRTRMSQYGITEGAAQGMADMVTAQNDGIYDHETRTPPFAIPGTSFRQWCQDVLKPAVLS, encoded by the coding sequence ATGATCGTTGTCACCACTCCCACCGGCCAGATCGGCGCCCAGGTCCTGGACAAGGTCCTCACCAGTGACGAGCACATTCGCGTGATCGTGCGCGACCCGTCCCGTGTCGCGGCCAAGGCCCGCGAGCGCGTCGAGGTGGTCCACGGGTCACACGACGACCCCGACGTCGTCACCAAGGCATTCGCCGGTGCCGACACCGTGTTCTGGGCTGTGCCGCCGAACATGCGGGTCCAAAACGTCGTGGACTACTACGAAGACTTCAGCCGCCCGGCGAGCGAGGCGATCAAGGCTCAGGGTGTCAAGCGCGTGGTGGCCGTCTCCAGCCTCGGTCGTGAGTCCGGCGAGGTGGCCAAGCGCGCCGGGCACCTGACGGCGGCGTTCGCGATGGACGACTTGCTCGAGGCCACGGGCGTGAGCTACCGGGCGCTTCGCATGCCGTTCTTCAAGGAGAACCTGCTCGGGCAGGTCAGGGTCATCAAGAGTCAGGGCACGTTCTTCCTGGCCAACACCGCTGACCGTCCGCTCGCGACCTGCGCGACATCGGACGTCGCCGCCGCGGCCACCGCACTGCTGCTCGACGACTCCTGGAGCGGCCAGGGCAGCGTCCCGGTCGCCGGTCCCGACGACCTGTCACCGAACCAGATGGCGCAGGTCATGTCCGAGGCGCTGCAGCGCACGGTCCGTTTCCAGGAGATCAGTACCGACGCCTACCGGACGAGGATGTCGCAGTACGGGATTACCGAGGGGGCGGCGCAGGGCATGGCCGACATGGTGACCGCACAGAACGACGGCATCTACGACCATGAGACCCGGACTCCACCGTTCGCCATCCCCGGCACCAGCTTCCGCCAGTGGTGCCAGGACGTCCTCAAGCCCGCGGTCCTAAGCTGA
- a CDS encoding GIY-YIG nuclease family protein produces MSARSSAARLPHQAGVYRFRDRHGRILYLGRATDLRSRVQSYWGDLRDRRHLAKMVAQVARVEAVACGSVHEAAWLERNLLETHMPPWNRTAGEETSIYIVVDTRPHTAGVRTSYVARFDGVVGFGPYLGGMRTRQAVSGLHRAFSLSYTRDRLTAAERDIATRRGIGPQSRKRLAAAVISALDGTDAGIAREVLTAARDRAAAALNFELAARIHSELAALEWVTSVQRVTVDGGGDQDVCGWADGLAVTFTIRGGRLNGWDQRECGRSDAARASAVTPPEWAEFAQRNAELAAALIRV; encoded by the coding sequence GCGGCTGCCTCACCAGGCTGGCGTCTATCGTTTCCGCGACCGGCACGGCCGGATCCTTTATCTGGGGCGCGCCACCGATCTTCGGAGCCGGGTGCAGTCTTACTGGGGTGACCTGCGCGATCGCCGGCACCTGGCGAAGATGGTGGCCCAAGTCGCCCGAGTCGAGGCGGTGGCGTGCGGCTCGGTGCACGAGGCCGCATGGCTCGAACGCAACTTGCTGGAAACCCACATGCCGCCCTGGAATCGCACCGCCGGTGAGGAGACGTCGATCTACATCGTGGTCGACACGCGTCCGCACACCGCCGGGGTGCGGACGAGCTACGTGGCACGGTTCGATGGGGTCGTCGGCTTCGGTCCCTACCTCGGCGGAATGAGGACACGGCAGGCGGTCTCGGGGCTGCACCGGGCGTTCTCGCTGTCGTACACGCGTGACCGGCTGACAGCCGCCGAACGCGACATTGCCACACGGCGCGGCATCGGCCCGCAGTCCAGAAAGCGGCTGGCCGCGGCCGTCATCTCCGCGCTCGATGGGACGGACGCCGGGATCGCGCGTGAGGTGCTGACAGCGGCGCGCGATCGTGCGGCGGCGGCGCTCAACTTCGAGCTGGCCGCTCGGATCCACAGCGAGCTCGCTGCGCTCGAATGGGTGACGAGCGTGCAGCGCGTCACCGTCGACGGCGGCGGCGACCAGGACGTATGCGGGTGGGCAGACGGCCTCGCCGTCACGTTCACCATCCGCGGCGGGCGCCTCAATGGATGGGACCAGCGCGAGTGTGGTCGCTCGGACGCCGCCCGGGCGAGCGCCGTCACGCCGCCTGAATGGGCCGAGTTCGCCCAGCGCAATGCTGAGCTGGCTGCAGCGCTCATCCGGGTCTGA
- a CDS encoding TetR/AcrR family transcriptional regulator C-terminal domain-containing protein, producing the protein MRRIAGELGTGAMSLYRYVPRRDDLFDLMIDLAMSEIELPDGPSGDWRGDLTLLARQIRAAGLRHPWLIALLTSRPTLGPNLLRVHEFALGAFDGLGLDIDDITGFVGMLNDYVHSAIRREIGWLEEARRTGLDPERWKRDYMGPYVRQVVESGAFPLFNRSVLDSRTAHLAPEERFRHGLDRILDAIAALIPSFWPR; encoded by the coding sequence ATGCGGCGGATCGCGGGCGAGCTGGGCACCGGCGCCATGTCGCTTTACCGCTACGTACCCCGGCGCGACGACCTGTTCGACCTCATGATCGACCTGGCGATGAGCGAGATCGAGCTTCCCGACGGCCCGTCCGGTGACTGGCGCGGCGACCTGACCCTGCTGGCCCGGCAGATCCGCGCCGCCGGCCTACGCCATCCCTGGCTGATCGCGCTGCTCACCAGCCGGCCCACGCTAGGCCCCAACCTGCTGCGCGTGCACGAGTTCGCACTCGGCGCCTTCGACGGGCTCGGGCTCGACATCGACGACATCACCGGCTTCGTCGGCATGCTGAACGACTACGTACACAGCGCGATCCGCCGCGAGATCGGCTGGCTGGAGGAGGCCCGCCGCACCGGCCTGGACCCCGAGCGCTGGAAGCGGGACTACATGGGGCCGTACGTCCGCCAGGTCGTCGAATCCGGCGCCTTCCCCCTGTTCAACCGATCGGTTCTCGACTCCCGCACCGCCCACCTCGCCCCCGAGGAACGCTTCCGGCATGGACTCGATCGCATCCTCGACGCCATCGCCGCACTCATCCCATCATTCTGGCCTCGTTGA
- a CDS encoding DsbA family oxidoreductase produces the protein MKVQLVMDVICAHSYLGYTRFARAANRLRTEGAQVTVEFLPFELAPGAPAGGQPLLAVLEQTFGPQAAAGALAFAERAAREGLRFEYAKAIATGTFDAHRLIADAAQQDKAEPMAERLFRAHFTDGLHIGDPATLARLAAEVGVTTGHVPSREVRARLDRVRRLGITGVPVFLIENLPPLTGSQTETTLLAALRQAAITKGEHRDH, from the coding sequence GTGAAAGTCCAGCTCGTGATGGACGTCATCTGCGCGCATTCCTACCTCGGCTACACCCGCTTCGCCCGCGCCGCGAACCGGCTCAGGACCGAGGGCGCGCAGGTAACGGTGGAGTTCCTGCCCTTCGAGCTCGCCCCGGGCGCCCCGGCAGGCGGGCAGCCGCTCCTGGCGGTCCTGGAACAGACCTTCGGCCCGCAAGCAGCCGCGGGCGCGCTCGCCTTCGCCGAACGCGCGGCCCGCGAAGGCCTCCGGTTCGAGTACGCCAAGGCGATCGCCACCGGCACCTTCGACGCCCACCGCCTCATCGCCGACGCCGCGCAGCAGGACAAGGCCGAGCCCATGGCAGAGCGACTCTTTCGCGCCCACTTCACCGACGGGCTGCACATCGGCGACCCCGCCACGCTCGCCCGACTGGCCGCCGAGGTCGGTGTCACCACCGGCCACGTGCCTTCCCGGGAAGTGCGCGCCCGGCTCGACCGCGTGCGCCGCCTCGGCATCACCGGCGTGCCGGTCTTCCTCATCGAGAACCTGCCCCCGCTCACCGGATCCCAGACCGAGACCACACTGCTGGCGGCCCTACGACAGGCCGCGATCACGAAGGGAGAACACCGTGACCACTGA
- a CDS encoding class I SAM-dependent methyltransferase: protein MTEFETTTSRDGLALNRALWDVRARVHGSTAADRFYDVDTFLAGRQTLCALERELIGEVAGKDLLHLQCHFGLDTLSWARLGARVTGVDFSPVAIARARELAERAGLTATFVEADTQRLPATLVGRFEVVVATYGVLCWIAELDAWMRGASMALRPGGSLILVDMHPAYQILATIDPLVADWPYGGGEPRVETVTGTYADAGLRLPVQQTVQYPYSLGEIVTAAAQAGLVVTHLGEHIATDIDPRNLLHPDEDNLYRLRFGDSHLPILYSLRAMLPHV from the coding sequence ATGACCGAGTTTGAGACGACCACCAGCCGGGACGGACTCGCCCTGAACCGCGCGTTGTGGGATGTGCGAGCCCGCGTGCATGGTTCGACCGCTGCTGACCGGTTCTACGATGTCGACACTTTCCTGGCCGGACGGCAGACGCTGTGTGCACTGGAACGGGAGCTGATCGGCGAAGTGGCAGGGAAGGACCTCCTGCACCTACAGTGCCACTTCGGCCTGGACACGCTCAGCTGGGCACGGCTGGGCGCTCGCGTCACCGGCGTGGACTTCTCTCCGGTAGCGATCGCCCGGGCACGGGAGCTGGCCGAGCGCGCTGGTCTCACGGCCACCTTCGTCGAGGCCGACACCCAGCGGTTGCCCGCTACCTTGGTCGGCAGGTTCGAGGTGGTGGTGGCCACCTACGGGGTGCTGTGCTGGATCGCCGAGCTCGATGCCTGGATGCGTGGGGCGTCCATGGCGCTGCGGCCCGGCGGGAGCCTGATCCTGGTGGACATGCATCCGGCGTACCAGATCCTGGCCACGATCGATCCACTGGTCGCCGACTGGCCGTACGGCGGCGGCGAACCCCGGGTGGAGACGGTCACTGGCACGTACGCCGATGCCGGGTTGCGCCTGCCGGTTCAGCAGACGGTCCAGTACCCGTACTCGCTGGGCGAGATCGTGACCGCCGCCGCGCAGGCTGGGCTTGTCGTGACGCACCTGGGCGAGCACATCGCGACAGACATCGATCCCCGCAACCTCCTGCATCCGGATGAGGACAACCTGTATCGGCTGCGCTTCGGGGACTCTCACCTGCCCATCCTGTACTCGCTGCGCGCGATGTTGCCTCATGTCTGA
- a CDS encoding NADPH-dependent FMN reductase: MTTDPLRLAVIVGSVRDGRLGPTVATWFAGQATARPDLDVDMIDLVDVPIGGAAPSMSAPTPVLQALSELTPRLASADAFVVVTPEYNHSYPAGLKNAINWHNQQFHAKPVAFVSYGGISGGLRAVEHLRAVFAELHAVTTRDTVSFHGAWECFDGNGQPKDPTGPAAAAKTLLDQVTWWARILRDAKTTTPYTA, encoded by the coding sequence GTGACCACTGACCCGCTCCGGCTGGCCGTCATTGTCGGCAGCGTCCGCGACGGCCGCCTCGGTCCGACCGTGGCCACCTGGTTCGCCGGCCAGGCCACAGCACGCCCGGACCTCGACGTCGACATGATCGACCTGGTCGACGTGCCGATCGGCGGGGCGGCCCCGTCGATGTCCGCGCCTACGCCGGTGCTGCAGGCCCTGAGCGAGCTGACCCCGCGGCTGGCGTCCGCCGACGCGTTCGTGGTGGTGACCCCCGAGTACAACCACAGCTACCCGGCCGGCCTGAAGAACGCCATCAACTGGCACAACCAGCAGTTCCACGCCAAGCCAGTGGCGTTCGTCTCCTACGGCGGCATCTCCGGAGGCCTGCGCGCGGTGGAGCACCTGCGTGCCGTCTTCGCCGAACTGCACGCCGTCACCACTCGCGACACCGTCAGCTTCCACGGCGCCTGGGAGTGCTTCGACGGCAACGGACAGCCGAAGGACCCGACCGGCCCGGCCGCGGCCGCCAAGACCCTGCTGGACCAAGTGACCTGGTGGGCGCGCATCCTGCGCGACGCCAAGACCACTACCCCCTACACCGCATAA